A genomic segment from Sorangium aterium encodes:
- the polA gene encoding DNA polymerase I: MSTRPTALPPAGAPDVLYLVDLSGYVFRAYHAISPLSSPSGEPTHATYGTVAMLTKLVEERKPAYLGVAMDSPGKTFRDELDPRYKAHRPPPPPDLGVQMSRCREIVEAYRIPIFIQEGLEADDLVAVAVARAKERGLRVVIASSDKDLMQLVDGEQVMLWDAMRDKVYGHPEVVAKFGVPPEQVRDLLALVGDTSDNVPGVPGVGLKTAAELLAQFGSLSAIYERIGEVKKPRIRESLQQNEADARLSQKLVTLDGGAPVSLDLETLRYGGADTGRLRELFTELGFSRFLKAVRAPEPTARAATYRVLTTREELEGFARSARAAGRLALDVLATSREPMSAHVCGVALACEPGQAVYVPLGHRYLGAPAQLSMSDIDAVMGPLFADPELPKVGHDVKFCEVILLRHRIGLVGVSFDTMLASYLLDPEGKNQLHELAERELGAKMQTLDEVAPKRRGQAQRGLDEIELGEASSYGAAFADVALTLTDRLRPRLRAEKLEDLLVQIELPLSAVLAEMELTGVLVDPKALAQLGAQMTTELAALEQKARELVGHDINLASPKQLEAVLFDELKLRSQRKTKTGRSTDADVLEALSEEHPFPGVVLEHRAIAKLKGTYVDALPRLVHPGTGRLHTRWGQAVAATGRLSSQDPNLQNIPIRTELGRMIRRAFVAPPGSVIVSADYSQIELRVLAHLSKDPVLVDAFRTGQDVHVRTAMEIFGVDQAGVTAEMRRRSKTINFGVIYGMGESALAKRLDISRAEAARFIDAYFARYRGVHEFMEGTMAEAKRSESVRTLLGRRRLLPDLRSSDRMRRAQAERIAQNTPIQGTAADLLKLAMVRIPRPVVPGARMVLTVHDELAFEVPAEAVDEAKAKVREAMESVFPLDVPLVVDVGHGPTWADAH, from the coding sequence ATGTCCACGCGCCCTACCGCGCTTCCCCCGGCCGGAGCTCCGGACGTCCTCTACCTCGTCGACCTGTCGGGCTACGTCTTCCGCGCCTACCACGCGATCAGCCCGCTCTCGAGCCCGAGCGGCGAGCCGACCCACGCGACGTACGGCACCGTCGCGATGCTCACGAAGCTCGTGGAGGAGCGGAAGCCCGCGTACCTGGGCGTGGCGATGGACTCGCCGGGCAAGACGTTCCGCGACGAGCTCGACCCCCGCTACAAGGCGCACCGGCCCCCGCCGCCGCCCGATCTCGGGGTGCAGATGAGCCGGTGCCGCGAGATCGTCGAGGCGTACCGCATCCCGATCTTCATCCAGGAGGGGCTCGAGGCGGACGATCTCGTCGCCGTCGCCGTCGCGCGGGCCAAGGAGCGGGGGCTGCGCGTCGTCATCGCGTCGAGCGACAAGGATCTGATGCAGCTCGTCGACGGCGAGCAGGTGATGCTCTGGGACGCGATGCGCGACAAGGTCTACGGGCACCCCGAGGTCGTCGCGAAGTTCGGGGTGCCCCCGGAGCAGGTGCGCGACCTGCTCGCGCTCGTCGGCGACACCTCGGACAACGTCCCTGGCGTCCCCGGCGTGGGCCTGAAGACGGCCGCCGAGCTGCTCGCGCAGTTCGGCTCGCTCTCGGCCATCTACGAGCGCATCGGCGAGGTCAAGAAGCCTCGCATCCGGGAGTCGCTCCAGCAGAACGAGGCCGACGCGCGCCTCTCGCAGAAGCTCGTGACGCTCGACGGCGGCGCGCCCGTATCGCTCGACCTCGAGACGTTGCGCTACGGCGGCGCGGACACCGGCAGGCTCCGCGAGCTCTTCACCGAGCTCGGCTTCTCGCGCTTCCTCAAGGCGGTCCGCGCGCCCGAGCCGACCGCGCGCGCGGCGACCTACCGCGTGCTGACGACGCGCGAGGAGCTCGAGGGCTTCGCCAGATCGGCGCGCGCGGCCGGCCGCCTCGCCCTCGACGTGCTCGCGACGAGCCGCGAGCCGATGAGCGCCCACGTCTGCGGCGTCGCGCTCGCCTGCGAGCCGGGGCAAGCCGTGTACGTCCCGCTGGGCCACCGCTACCTCGGCGCGCCGGCCCAGCTCTCGATGAGCGACATCGACGCGGTGATGGGCCCGCTGTTCGCCGACCCCGAGCTCCCGAAGGTCGGCCACGACGTGAAGTTCTGCGAGGTGATCCTCCTGCGGCACCGCATCGGGCTCGTGGGCGTCTCCTTCGACACGATGCTGGCGAGCTATCTGCTCGATCCCGAGGGGAAGAACCAGCTCCACGAGCTCGCCGAGCGCGAGCTCGGCGCCAAGATGCAGACCCTCGACGAGGTGGCCCCGAAGCGCCGCGGGCAGGCGCAGCGCGGCCTCGACGAGATCGAGCTCGGCGAGGCGTCGAGCTACGGGGCCGCGTTCGCCGACGTCGCGCTCACGCTCACCGATCGGCTGCGCCCGCGGCTCCGCGCCGAGAAGCTCGAGGACCTGCTCGTGCAGATCGAGCTGCCCCTCTCCGCCGTGCTCGCGGAGATGGAGCTCACGGGCGTCCTCGTCGACCCGAAGGCGCTCGCGCAGCTCGGCGCGCAGATGACGACCGAGCTCGCCGCGCTGGAGCAGAAGGCGCGCGAGCTCGTGGGGCACGACATCAACCTGGCGTCGCCGAAGCAGCTCGAGGCGGTCCTGTTCGACGAGCTCAAGCTGCGCTCCCAGCGCAAGACGAAGACCGGCCGCTCGACCGACGCCGACGTGCTCGAGGCGCTCTCGGAGGAGCACCCGTTCCCCGGGGTGGTCCTCGAGCACCGCGCCATCGCCAAGCTCAAGGGCACGTACGTCGACGCGCTCCCGCGCCTCGTGCACCCGGGCACGGGCCGGCTCCACACGCGCTGGGGCCAGGCCGTGGCCGCGACCGGGCGGCTCTCGTCGCAGGACCCGAACCTGCAAAACATCCCGATCCGCACGGAGCTCGGCCGGATGATCCGGCGCGCGTTCGTCGCGCCGCCCGGGAGCGTGATCGTGAGCGCGGACTACTCCCAGATCGAGCTGCGCGTCCTCGCGCACCTCTCGAAGGACCCGGTGCTCGTCGACGCCTTCCGTACCGGGCAGGACGTGCACGTGCGCACGGCCATGGAGATCTTCGGCGTGGACCAGGCAGGGGTCACCGCCGAGATGCGCCGCCGGAGCAAGACGATCAACTTCGGCGTGATCTACGGCATGGGCGAGTCTGCGCTCGCCAAGCGGCTCGACATCTCGCGGGCGGAGGCGGCGCGCTTCATCGACGCCTACTTCGCGCGTTACCGGGGCGTGCACGAGTTCATGGAGGGGACGATGGCCGAGGCGAAGCGCTCCGAGTCGGTGCGCACGCTGCTCGGCCGGCGCCGCTTGCTCCCGGATCTGCGCAGCAGCGACCGCATGCGCCGCGCTCAGGCGGAGCGCATCGCGCAGAACACCCCCATCCAGGGGACGGCGGCGGATCTCCTGAAGCTCGCGATGGTGCGCATCCCGCGCCCCGTCGTCCCCGGCGCGCGCATGGTGCTCACGGTGCACGACGAGCTCGCGTTCGAGGTGCCGGCCGAGGCCGTGGACGAGGCCAAGGCGAAGGTGCGAGAGGCCATGGAGTCGGTCTTCCCGCTCGACGTCCCTCTCGTCGTCGACGTCGGTCACGGACCCACCTGGGCCGACGCCCATTGA
- a CDS encoding carboxypeptidase regulatory-like domain-containing protein, whose translation MADSGTAGAQRRAWLSAALLSVALLVMPVLVWLLLPRPGPVMPARREPAAALLPPPQPELTAPREVEAPPAPPPPPAPPREVTAASVGPVRGVVLDPEGHPSAGAMVSCREPPGASASADGEGRFELPAEADGCTATAAQPPYGDAEPTRVAAGRDNVLRLLAAGSIVGEVVDPSGRPVEAYLLAIESFTPAGSGANSNVNGRARKVSDPGGAFRWDALAPGRYVLTASSAGRPPARSRPVDVEAGRAAQRVRIVLPQGATLRGRVVDAASRAPVVEAQVELDSATSSGANAISLALTDGNGDYELEGVPASGPFSVRVRHQQYMAKIVSGLDARGAQSTRVDVELRQLDDGGAREELTGIGAMLSLSSGRVIIAGVVDGGPAASAGLMAGDVIARIDGRPTTELELADCIQRLRGPAGTVVAVGVEREGRTLDVTIRRDVVVR comes from the coding sequence ATGGCGGACAGCGGGACGGCAGGCGCGCAGCGGAGGGCCTGGCTCTCCGCTGCGCTGCTCTCCGTCGCCCTGCTGGTCATGCCGGTCCTCGTCTGGCTGCTCCTGCCGCGGCCTGGCCCCGTGATGCCGGCCCGGCGCGAGCCGGCCGCTGCGCTGCTCCCTCCACCGCAGCCGGAGCTCACGGCGCCGCGCGAGGTCGAGGCGCCACCGGCGCCGCCACCACCCCCAGCGCCGCCGCGCGAGGTCACGGCCGCGAGCGTGGGGCCGGTCCGCGGCGTGGTGCTGGATCCGGAGGGCCACCCCAGCGCCGGCGCCATGGTCAGCTGCCGCGAACCGCCGGGCGCATCGGCCAGCGCCGACGGCGAGGGGCGCTTCGAGCTGCCGGCCGAGGCCGACGGCTGCACCGCCACCGCCGCGCAGCCTCCGTACGGCGACGCCGAGCCCACGCGCGTCGCCGCGGGCCGCGACAACGTCCTTCGCCTGCTCGCCGCGGGCTCGATCGTGGGCGAGGTCGTGGATCCATCGGGCAGGCCCGTCGAGGCGTACCTCCTGGCGATCGAGTCGTTCACGCCGGCCGGGTCCGGCGCGAACTCGAACGTGAACGGCCGCGCGCGCAAGGTGTCGGATCCGGGCGGCGCGTTCCGGTGGGACGCGCTCGCCCCGGGCCGCTACGTGCTGACGGCGAGCTCGGCCGGACGCCCGCCTGCGCGGAGCCGGCCTGTCGACGTCGAGGCAGGCCGCGCTGCCCAACGCGTGCGGATCGTGCTGCCGCAGGGCGCGACGCTGAGGGGCAGGGTCGTCGACGCCGCGTCGCGCGCGCCGGTCGTCGAGGCCCAGGTCGAGCTCGACTCCGCGACCTCGTCGGGCGCGAACGCGATCTCGCTCGCGCTCACCGACGGGAACGGCGACTACGAGCTCGAAGGCGTGCCGGCCAGCGGCCCGTTCTCGGTGCGCGTGCGCCACCAGCAGTACATGGCCAAGATCGTGTCCGGCCTCGACGCGCGCGGCGCGCAGTCGACGCGGGTCGACGTCGAGCTCCGCCAGCTGGACGACGGCGGGGCGCGCGAGGAGCTCACGGGCATCGGCGCGATGCTCTCGCTCTCCTCGGGCCGCGTGATCATCGCTGGCGTCGTCGACGGGGGGCCTGCGGCGTCCGCCGGGCTCATGGCTGGCGACGTCATCGCCCGCATCGACGGCCGGCCCACGACGGAGCTAGAGCTCGCCGACTGCATCCAGCGCCTCCGCGGCCCGGCGGGGACGGTCGTCGCCGTCGGCGTGGAGAGGGAAGGGCGCACCCTCGACGTGACGATACGGCGCGACGTCGTGGTTCGGTGA
- a CDS encoding FAD-binding protein has protein sequence MARSILVIGAGVAGLAAAWSARRRGARVAVISAGVGETALAGGAVDDVPWEQIERASRLLGGDLPASDLAPAVRQFAAELGLWELPQAAGVRLATVAGRIRPARGRDRALLDLGPLRRTRVLVPRAARAGWDADALAEALTDEPFARARGLRFLPVDAPVLRFDDERHIADGDLAARHDDPARLSWLLDRLRQALAGAGGAGAILLGPWLGASAPRAEALAARLGVAVGEALMGAGSPAGLRFEAARDALLAAIAAPQRHGRVRAVGSGPLEPGAPDEGVTIHVEGEDAPLAADGVVLAIGGLAGGGIAYTPPESGAGADFPARGAAPFALSIAAPVTMGDDRGAFGVVSSMQGPELDLVAWPRGERLGALEAVGVRCEGVRAAPGILAAGATIAGRARTVLDAVTTGLRAGAEA, from the coding sequence GTGGCGCGATCGATCCTCGTGATCGGCGCCGGCGTCGCCGGGCTCGCCGCCGCGTGGAGCGCGCGGCGGCGCGGGGCCCGGGTCGCGGTGATCTCCGCGGGCGTCGGCGAGACGGCGCTCGCGGGCGGCGCGGTGGACGACGTGCCGTGGGAGCAGATCGAGCGGGCGTCACGGTTGCTCGGCGGCGACCTGCCCGCGAGCGATCTCGCGCCGGCGGTGAGGCAGTTCGCGGCGGAGCTCGGCCTGTGGGAGCTGCCGCAGGCGGCGGGCGTGCGCCTCGCGACCGTCGCGGGGCGGATCCGCCCCGCCCGCGGCAGGGATCGCGCGCTGCTCGATCTCGGCCCGCTCCGCCGCACGCGCGTCCTCGTCCCGCGCGCGGCGCGCGCCGGGTGGGACGCGGACGCGCTCGCGGAGGCGCTCACGGACGAGCCGTTCGCCCGGGCGCGGGGGCTCCGCTTCCTGCCCGTCGACGCGCCGGTCCTTCGCTTCGATGACGAGCGGCACATCGCCGACGGCGATCTCGCGGCCCGGCACGACGACCCGGCGCGGCTCTCCTGGCTCCTCGATCGGCTCCGCCAGGCGCTCGCGGGCGCGGGCGGCGCGGGGGCGATCCTGCTCGGCCCGTGGCTCGGCGCGAGCGCTCCGCGGGCCGAGGCGCTCGCGGCCCGCCTCGGCGTCGCGGTGGGCGAGGCGCTGATGGGCGCCGGCTCGCCGGCGGGGCTCCGCTTCGAGGCGGCGCGCGACGCGCTGCTCGCCGCGATCGCGGCGCCTCAGCGCCACGGCCGCGTGCGCGCGGTGGGCAGCGGACCCCTGGAGCCAGGGGCGCCGGACGAAGGCGTGACGATCCACGTCGAGGGGGAGGACGCGCCGCTCGCGGCGGACGGGGTGGTCCTCGCGATCGGCGGCCTCGCCGGCGGCGGGATCGCGTACACGCCGCCCGAGAGCGGCGCCGGCGCCGATTTCCCGGCGCGCGGCGCCGCGCCGTTCGCGCTCTCGATCGCCGCGCCCGTCACGATGGGCGACGATCGCGGCGCGTTCGGCGTGGTGAGCTCCATGCAGGGCCCGGAGCTCGACCTCGTCGCGTGGCCCCGCGGCGAGCGCCTTGGCGCGCTGGAGGCGGTGGGGGTGCGGTGCGAGGGCGTCCGCGCCGCACCCGGGATCCTGGCGGCCGGGGCGACCATCGCGGGGAGGGCGCGCACCGTGCTCGACGCGGTGACGACCGGGCTCCGCGCCGGCGCCGAGGCCTGA
- the rpsT gene encoding 30S ribosomal protein S20, which produces MANHASADKRNRQRITRTARNRAIKSELRTTVKKARTALKGVPQESATPVAAAVSALDRAASKGTIPAKRASRVKSRLALALHKASAAAKTAAS; this is translated from the coding sequence ATGGCCAATCACGCATCCGCCGACAAGCGCAACCGCCAGCGCATCACGAGGACCGCGCGCAATCGCGCCATCAAGTCGGAGCTCCGCACGACCGTCAAGAAGGCGCGCACCGCGCTGAAGGGCGTTCCGCAAGAGTCCGCTACGCCGGTGGCCGCCGCGGTGAGCGCGCTCGATCGCGCCGCGTCGAAGGGGACGATCCCCGCCAAGCGCGCGTCGCGCGTGAAGAGCCGCCTCGCCCTCGCCCTTCACAAGGCGAGCGCTGCCGCCAAGACCGCCGCGAGCTGA
- a CDS encoding S8 family serine peptidase, giving the protein MHTSRLLRWPGTANLRTGRALATSLLAAAAVVAAAGAARAEDGTDGRGAGAVLAARSPGMLEPHLPGYVNTALPVDVGPSLRGQDLLIEPVATAGEPLHGMASELDETSYDIPGQIVVDARDDLDDASLADLVRDFSLRVMPTALTSQTRIQIATVDGPVGATLERLARDPRVEAAEPLAWVRASFVANDPLLKDQWHMARVGAERAWDFATGRGVTVAVVDTGIACEDHGPFTKGTDLASTECVEGWNFVTKTIHANDDQGHGTHVAGTIAQSTNNGLGAAGLAFHARLMPVKVLNESGWGTTADVADGIRWAAEHGAQVINLSLGGPRNSKVLQSAIDDAIAHGAVVVAAAGNTGGRVQFPGASDGVIGVSATDANDKIARFSSRGQGVDVAAPGVNVTQQTICNRGRDKCQNYYAYSGTSMAAPHVAGAAALVVSLGVTDPRAVEDALRAGARVVDDSDGGKLLYGAGILDAASSVVRVTQSHIVVRLLALLALATWVARRARKKDATATSPWRASFLIPALAAGPGLFFFAPWLLPRVDLAVDVLARPIADLDMLLGASVHRWLPLANALVPLGLTALFFGVKRLRPVIAGFAVGTAAYLTSVVLLGEVAGPLGRMALVVWCAVNAAACLWIARTNLSTR; this is encoded by the coding sequence ATGCACACGTCTCGTCTTCTGCGTTGGCCAGGGACCGCAAATCTCCGAACCGGACGCGCGCTCGCGACGTCGCTGCTCGCCGCGGCAGCGGTGGTCGCAGCGGCGGGCGCGGCCAGGGCCGAGGATGGGACGGACGGCCGAGGCGCCGGCGCCGTCCTCGCGGCGCGCTCGCCGGGGATGCTCGAGCCTCACCTCCCTGGGTACGTCAACACTGCGCTGCCGGTCGATGTCGGCCCGTCGCTGCGCGGCCAGGACCTGCTGATCGAACCGGTTGCGACAGCGGGTGAGCCGCTGCACGGCATGGCCTCGGAGCTCGACGAGACCAGCTACGACATCCCCGGGCAGATCGTCGTCGACGCGCGCGACGACCTCGACGACGCGTCGCTCGCGGACCTCGTGCGCGACTTCTCGCTGCGCGTGATGCCGACGGCGCTCACGTCACAGACCAGGATCCAGATCGCCACGGTGGACGGGCCGGTCGGCGCGACGCTGGAGCGGCTCGCGCGCGATCCGCGCGTGGAGGCGGCGGAGCCGCTCGCGTGGGTGCGCGCCTCGTTCGTCGCGAACGACCCGCTGCTGAAGGACCAGTGGCACATGGCGCGCGTGGGCGCCGAGCGCGCGTGGGACTTCGCCACCGGTCGCGGCGTCACCGTCGCCGTGGTCGACACCGGCATCGCGTGCGAGGACCACGGGCCCTTCACCAAGGGGACCGACCTGGCCTCGACCGAGTGCGTGGAGGGATGGAACTTCGTCACCAAGACGATCCACGCGAACGACGACCAGGGGCACGGCACGCACGTCGCCGGAACGATCGCGCAGTCGACCAACAACGGCCTCGGCGCCGCGGGGCTCGCGTTCCACGCGCGGCTCATGCCGGTCAAGGTGCTGAACGAGAGCGGCTGGGGCACGACCGCCGACGTGGCCGACGGGATCCGGTGGGCAGCCGAGCACGGCGCCCAGGTCATCAACCTGAGCCTCGGCGGCCCGCGCAACTCCAAGGTGCTCCAGAGCGCGATCGACGACGCGATCGCGCATGGCGCGGTCGTCGTCGCGGCGGCCGGCAACACCGGCGGGCGCGTGCAGTTCCCCGGCGCCTCCGATGGCGTCATCGGCGTGAGCGCCACCGACGCGAACGACAAGATCGCGAGGTTCTCCTCGCGCGGCCAGGGCGTCGACGTCGCCGCGCCCGGGGTGAACGTCACCCAGCAGACCATCTGCAACCGCGGGCGCGACAAGTGCCAGAACTACTACGCGTACAGCGGCACCTCGATGGCCGCGCCCCACGTGGCCGGCGCGGCGGCGCTGGTCGTGAGCCTCGGCGTGACGGACCCGCGCGCGGTCGAGGACGCGCTCCGCGCAGGCGCGCGCGTCGTCGACGACTCCGACGGCGGCAAGCTCCTCTACGGGGCCGGCATCCTCGACGCCGCGAGCTCCGTCGTGCGCGTGACGCAGAGCCACATCGTCGTGCGGCTGCTCGCGCTGCTGGCGCTCGCGACGTGGGTCGCGCGCCGCGCCCGCAAGAAGGACGCGACCGCCACGAGCCCATGGCGGGCGAGCTTCCTCATCCCGGCGCTCGCCGCAGGGCCGGGGCTGTTCTTCTTCGCGCCGTGGCTCCTGCCGCGCGTGGATCTCGCGGTCGACGTGCTGGCCCGGCCGATCGCCGACCTCGACATGCTGCTCGGCGCGTCGGTCCACCGCTGGCTGCCGCTCGCCAACGCGCTCGTCCCGCTCGGCCTCACGGCGCTCTTCTTCGGCGTGAAGAGGCTCCGGCCGGTGATCGCGGGCTTCGCCGTCGGCACGGCAGCCTACCTCACATCGGTCGTCCTGCTCGGCGAGGTCGCCGGTCCCCTCGGCCGGATGGCCCTCGTCGTGTGGTGCGCGGTCAACGCCGCCGCCTGCCTCTGGATCGCCCGGACGAACCTGTCCACGCGCTGA
- a CDS encoding S41 family peptidase: MQRYSSWMRTLGLIAAAFAGGAATSHLAGASTQAQSPYAPLEQLARVLVLVENNYVEPAQRSKILDGAIKGMVAELDPHSAYMNSSEFAQFQEETGGTFGGVGIEVDAKDDNITVIAPIEGSPAARAGIRSGDQIIAIDGRPVRGERLDKLVKIMRGAPGSRVKLTIRRQGVPEPLSFDLTREQIHVTSIAAKRLDRDVAYVRVKQFQDGTHEEMLRAAAKLRAASKAPLAGVILDLRNNPGGLVNEAEAVADEFLSSGTIYSTRQRNKVVDEAKAHDGGAFASLPVVALVNEYSASAAELVAGALQDSGRAVLVGATTFGKGSVQTIYELPGGAGVRLTTMRYYTPNGRSIQAQGIRPDVVIESAAQQVPAAILREQDLEGHLPAEGAIGDRSPRAVLVEKRAETAAAIGPEGDMPSDPTRGSDFALAVGYQQLLRAIPAVRQR, encoded by the coding sequence ATGCAACGCTACTCGAGCTGGATGCGCACCCTGGGGCTCATCGCCGCGGCCTTCGCGGGAGGGGCGGCGACTTCCCACCTCGCGGGCGCGAGCACACAGGCGCAGAGCCCCTACGCTCCGCTCGAGCAGCTCGCGCGCGTGCTCGTGCTCGTGGAGAACAACTACGTCGAGCCGGCGCAGCGCAGCAAGATCCTCGACGGCGCGATCAAGGGGATGGTCGCGGAGCTCGACCCGCACTCGGCGTACATGAACTCCTCGGAGTTCGCCCAGTTCCAGGAAGAGACGGGGGGGACGTTCGGCGGCGTCGGGATCGAGGTCGACGCCAAGGACGACAACATCACCGTCATCGCGCCGATCGAGGGCTCGCCGGCGGCGCGGGCCGGCATCCGCTCCGGCGATCAGATCATCGCGATCGACGGACGCCCCGTGCGCGGCGAGCGCCTCGACAAGCTCGTGAAGATCATGCGCGGGGCGCCCGGCTCCCGGGTGAAGCTCACGATCCGCCGGCAGGGCGTGCCCGAGCCCCTCTCGTTCGACCTCACGCGGGAGCAGATCCACGTCACGAGCATCGCGGCGAAGCGCCTCGACCGGGACGTCGCGTACGTCCGCGTGAAGCAGTTCCAGGACGGCACCCACGAAGAGATGCTCCGCGCCGCGGCGAAGCTGCGCGCCGCATCGAAGGCGCCGCTGGCCGGCGTGATCCTGGACCTGCGCAACAACCCCGGAGGCCTCGTCAACGAGGCCGAGGCCGTGGCCGACGAGTTCCTCTCCTCGGGGACGATCTACTCGACGCGACAGCGCAACAAGGTCGTCGACGAGGCGAAGGCGCACGACGGCGGCGCGTTCGCCTCGCTGCCCGTCGTCGCGCTCGTGAACGAGTACTCCGCGAGCGCCGCCGAGCTCGTCGCGGGCGCCCTGCAGGACAGCGGGCGCGCCGTGCTCGTCGGCGCGACGACCTTCGGCAAAGGGTCGGTGCAGACCATCTACGAGCTGCCCGGCGGCGCCGGGGTGAGGCTCACGACGATGCGCTACTACACGCCGAACGGGCGCTCGATCCAGGCCCAGGGCATCCGGCCGGACGTCGTCATCGAGAGCGCGGCGCAGCAGGTCCCGGCCGCCATCCTCCGCGAGCAGGATCTCGAGGGACACCTCCCCGCCGAGGGGGCGATCGGCGACCGCTCGCCGAGGGCCGTGCTCGTGGAGAAGCGCGCCGAGACGGCCGCGGCGATCGGCCCCGAGGGCGACATGCCCTCCGATCCCACCCGCGGGAGCGACTTCGCGCTCGCCGTCGGGTACCAGCAGCTCCTCCGCGCCATCCCGGCGGTCCGCCAGCGCTGA
- a CDS encoding RNA polymerase sigma factor, translated as MAKPTDRELVDQARSGDAQAFGVLVRRYQKRIFRLAFHLVRSGAEAEDVTQETFVRAYQALDRFDGRSEPFTWLYRIAVNLSLNMIRARKPSKNSTPADDPRIEALLLETRPSHGVDPAASTQRRELAAALCDGIDTLSDTLRTTLILVCIDGVPHEDASRILGCPEGTVAWRVHEARRKLRAYLAERGFGGDAE; from the coding sequence ATGGCCAAACCCACCGATCGTGAGCTCGTCGATCAAGCCCGGAGCGGAGATGCCCAGGCGTTCGGGGTGCTGGTTCGTCGATATCAGAAGCGCATCTTCCGGCTGGCGTTCCACCTTGTCCGCTCGGGCGCGGAGGCAGAGGACGTGACGCAAGAGACCTTCGTCCGGGCCTACCAGGCGCTCGACCGGTTCGATGGCCGGAGCGAGCCCTTCACCTGGCTCTACCGGATCGCCGTGAACCTCTCGCTCAACATGATCCGGGCCCGCAAGCCGAGCAAGAACTCGACCCCCGCGGACGATCCGCGGATCGAGGCGCTGCTGCTCGAGACGCGCCCGAGCCACGGCGTCGATCCGGCCGCGTCGACCCAGCGACGCGAGCTCGCGGCCGCGCTCTGCGACGGCATCGATACGCTCTCGGACACGCTTCGAACGACGCTCATCCTCGTGTGCATCGACGGCGTGCCCCACGAGGACGCCTCCAGGATCCTGGGTTGTCCGGAAGGAACAGTCGCCTGGCGCGTCCACGAGGCGCGTCGCAAGCTCCGTGCTTACCTCGCGGAGCGCGGTTTCGGAGGGGACGCCGAATGA